One segment of Phragmites australis chromosome 13, lpPhrAust1.1, whole genome shotgun sequence DNA contains the following:
- the LOC133888959 gene encoding heavy metal-associated isoprenylated plant protein 4-like, with product MGETGTKVEVKTAVYKVHVHCGQCARDIETQFTEFKGVEEVKLDAGAGKVTVKGFGFDVEKLRVKVEKGCRKKVELIPPPKDIITEIKTKEEVLKVITVKVPLHCPECAVRVKEILLEHKSIYEAKTDLGKNTCVVEGVINEEKLVEYIYQRTRKHGSIDKVETKVIIKEEKVEVKKEKEKLGKKKEIVKEVVEAVKEKVTEVVAPYFIPCTHPHFVDYSHPWHRRGGHCSPYPYYGDGCGNPYYGVSYTHSELTGYHDTAFLHCAHPNEFISDENPYACSVM from the exons ATGGGAGAGACAGGCACCAAGGTGGAGGTCAAGACGGCCGTGTACAAGGTGCACGTCCACTGCGGGCAGTGCGCGCGCGACATCGAGACGCAGTTCACCGAGTTCAAAG GGGTCGAAGAGGTGAAGTTGGACGCTGGGGCAGGGAAGGTGACCGTGAAGGGCTTCGGCTTCGACGTCGAGAAGCTCAGGGTGAAAGTCGAGAAGGGCTGCCGGAAGAAGGTCGAGCTGATTCCTCCACCGAAGGACATTATCACCGAGATCAAGACCAAGGAAGAG GTGCTGAAGGTCATAACAGTAAAGGTTCCGTTGCATTGCCCCGAGTGTGCAGTCAGGGTCAAAGAGATTCTGCTTGAGCACAAGA GTATCTACGAGGCCAAGACGGACCTCGGAAAGAACACGTGCGTCGTCGAGGGCGTCATCAACGAGGAGAAGCTCGTCGAGTACATCTACCAGAGGACGCGCAAGCACGGCTCCATCGACAAGGTCGAAACGAAGGTgatcatcaaggaggagaaggTCGAGgtgaagaaagagaaggagaagttggggaagaagaaggagatcgTGAAGGAGGTTGTCGAGGCCGTCAAGGAGAAGGTCACGGAGGTTGTCGCCCCCTACTTCATCCCCTGCACGCACCCGCACTTCGTCGACTACTCGCACCCGTGGcaccgccgcggcggccacTGCTCGCCTTACCCGTACTATGGTGACGGCTGCGGGAACCCGTATTATGGTGTCAGCTACACGCACTCCGAGCTCACAGGCTACCATGACACAGCGTTCTTGCATTGCGCACACCCCAATGAGTTCATCAGCGACGAGAACCCGTATGCGTGCTCTGTGATGTAG